In one Bradyrhizobium sp. 4 genomic region, the following are encoded:
- a CDS encoding F0F1 ATP synthase subunit C, with product MDPAAAKLIGAGIACIGMGGAGVGVGVIFGNYLAAAVRNPSAAQGQFGNLIFGFAVTEALGIFSLLIALLLLFVPL from the coding sequence ATGGATCCGGCAGCAGCAAAACTTATCGGCGCGGGCATCGCATGCATCGGCATGGGCGGCGCAGGCGTCGGCGTCGGCGTGATCTTCGGCAACTATCTTGCCGCAGCCGTTCGCAACCCCTCGGCCGCTCAGGGCCAGTTCGGCAATCTGATCTTCGGCTTCGCCGTGACCGAAGCGCTCGGCATTTTCTCGCTGCTGATCGCGCTGCTGCTGCTGTTCGTTCCGCTCTGA
- a CDS encoding F0F1 ATP synthase subunit A: MKIDPIHQFNIEPLFTLGHIGNHTIAFTNSSLYMLVAVAIISILMLASGTQLVPGRLQSVAEISYEFVASTIRSTAGAEGMKFFPLIFSLFMFICVSNLVGIIPYTFTISSHLIVTAALALLVFFTVLIYGIAKNGLKFFSIFVPHGVPGYILPLVMFIEILSFFLRPVSHSVRLFANMLAGHIALKVFAGFVAMLGFSLGALGWVGGVLPLALTVALYALEILVAFLQAYVFAILTCIYLNDAIHPGH; this comes from the coding sequence ATGAAAATCGATCCGATCCACCAGTTCAACATCGAGCCTCTCTTCACCCTGGGCCATATCGGCAACCACACGATCGCCTTCACCAATTCGTCGCTCTACATGCTGGTGGCGGTCGCGATCATCTCGATCCTGATGCTTGCCAGCGGCACGCAGCTGGTTCCCGGGCGCCTGCAGTCGGTCGCCGAAATCTCCTACGAGTTCGTGGCCTCGACCATCCGCTCGACGGCCGGCGCGGAAGGCATGAAGTTCTTTCCGCTGATCTTCTCGCTGTTCATGTTCATCTGCGTCTCGAACCTGGTCGGCATCATCCCCTACACCTTCACGATCTCGAGCCATCTGATCGTCACCGCCGCTCTGGCGCTGCTGGTCTTCTTCACGGTCCTGATCTACGGCATTGCCAAGAACGGCCTGAAATTCTTCTCGATCTTCGTGCCCCACGGCGTCCCCGGCTACATCCTGCCCTTGGTGATGTTCATCGAGATCCTGTCGTTCTTCCTGCGGCCGGTCTCCCACAGCGTCCGTCTGTTCGCCAACATGCTGGCCGGCCACATCGCGCTGAAGGTGTTCGCGGGCTTCGTCGCCATGCTCGGCTTCTCGCTCGGCGCCCTTGGCTGGGTCGGCGGCGTGCTGCCGCTGGCGCTCACGGTCGCGCTGTACGCTCTCGAAATTCTGGTCGCGTTCCTGCAAGCCTATGTGTTTGCGATCCTGACCTGCATCTACCTCAACGACGCCATTCATCCGGGACACTGA
- a CDS encoding AtpZ/AtpI family protein, with protein MTQGTGHGENGDRDRSPEEAALSDRLGNLDQRLSEFRGRHVKTEQPAGDGEDRAARASAMALGFRLSSELVAGVVVGAGIGWGFDRLLSTSPFGFIVFLLLGFVAGVVNVVRTAGVGQNRRGGS; from the coding sequence ATGACACAGGGCACGGGACACGGCGAGAATGGAGATCGCGATAGATCGCCCGAGGAAGCTGCGCTTTCCGATCGGCTCGGAAATCTTGATCAGCGGTTGTCCGAATTTCGCGGCCGCCACGTCAAGACCGAGCAACCCGCAGGTGACGGTGAGGACAGAGCGGCCAGAGCCTCGGCGATGGCGCTTGGTTTCCGGTTATCCTCCGAGTTGGTCGCCGGGGTCGTTGTCGGAGCGGGGATTGGCTGGGGGTTCGACCGCTTGCTGTCGACGTCGCCTTTCGGATTTATCGTGTTCCTGCTGCTGGGCTTCGTCGCCGGCGTGGTGAATGTGGTGAGAACGGCAGGCGTGGGTCAAAACAGGCGCGGTGGTTCTTAA
- a CDS encoding secondary thiamine-phosphate synthase enzyme YjbQ encodes MTSAKSITRSAPSSVQATTLTSSLLTVQTPGRGFTDLTGEAAKFVAETGARDGALTLFVRHTSASLTIQENADPSVLVDLTTALSRLAPENAGWTHDAEGPDDMPAHVKTMLTQTSLHVPVLSGKLALGTWQAIYLIEHRKRPHRREIVLQFIGGNQ; translated from the coding sequence ATGACATCAGCCAAATCCATCACGCGCTCGGCGCCATCGTCGGTGCAGGCCACCACCCTCACATCGTCGCTGTTGACCGTGCAGACGCCGGGCCGCGGCTTCACCGACCTCACGGGCGAAGCTGCGAAGTTCGTTGCCGAGACAGGCGCGCGAGATGGCGCGTTGACGCTGTTCGTCCGTCACACCTCGGCATCGCTGACGATCCAGGAGAACGCCGACCCTTCCGTGCTCGTGGATCTCACCACGGCATTGTCCCGGCTCGCGCCGGAGAACGCCGGCTGGACGCATGATGCCGAGGGACCGGACGACATGCCGGCGCACGTCAAGACAATGCTGACCCAGACTTCGCTTCATGTGCCGGTCCTGAGCGGCAAGCTCGCGCTCGGCACCTGGCAGGCGATCTACCTGATCGAGCACCGCAAGCGCCCGCACCGACGCGAAATCGTGCTGCAATTCATCGGCGGCAATCAGTAG